The genomic window AAAATGACTTAATGAAATTCAGAAATTTCGGTAAGAAGTCATTAACTGAATTGGAAGAACTGGTGAATGTAAAAGGTTTAAATTTCGGGATGGACCTAACTAAATATAAATTAGATAAAGATTAATTAATACCATCATATTTTGCTCTTCGCATGAGGTGAATTGAGCAAGATGATGGAATAAAATAAAGGTCATGAGACACGGAAAAAAGATAAATCACCTAGGTAGAAAAACTGCCCATCGTAAAGCAATGCTCGCGAATATGGCATGTTCGCTTATTGAACATAAAAGAATCAATACTACTACGGCAAAAGCTAAAGCTTTAAAGCAATTTGTGGAGCCTTTAATTACAAAATCCAAAGAGGATTCTACTCATAACCGAAGAATTGTTTTTAGTAAATTAAGAAACAAATATGCGGTTGCAGAATTGTTTCGGGATGTAGCAGCTAAGATCGGTGATCGCCCTGGTGGATATACCCGAATTATTAAATTGGGTAATCGTTTAGGTGATAATGCAGATATGGCAATGATAGAATTAGTAGACTACAATACATTGTATAATGCAGGTAAGCCAGTTAAAAAGAAAACTACTCGACGAGGAAGGTCTAAAAAGGATGCTACCACAGCATCACAGCCGGTAGCTCCTATAGCTGAGGTTTCTAATTCAGAAGAAGAGTAAAAGATGATAATTGATAAAATATAGATAAAAAAGGATAGGCTAATTTTTAGTTTATCCTTTTTTTTTAGATAACAATATGTAACCAAAGAACTAATATGAAGTATCAAGCACAACATAAGGCTTTGATTTTACTGGAAGATGGAACCGTATTTTTTGGTAAATCAGTATCAAAAGAAGGAACAGCTTTCGGAGAAGTTTGTTTTAATACAGGAATGACCGGATACCAGGAAATATTTACCGATCCTTCTTACTTCGGACAAATTATGATCACCACTAATGCCCATATTGGTAATTACGGAACTAAAGAAGAAGAGAGTGAGTCAGATTCCGTAAAAATTGCAGGATTAGTAGTTAAAAATTTTAGTTATGAATACTCCAGAGATCAAGCAGATAGTTCCCTTCAGGAATTTGTAGATAAAAATAAGCTTATGGCTATTTCAGATGTAGATACTCGGGCGTTGGTCAGTTACATAAGGGAGAACGGGGCAATGAACGCAGTGATTTCTACTCGAGTACATGAAATTGATCAGTTAAAGAAAGAATTGGCGGACATACCAAGTATGGATGGGTTGGAATTAGCATCTAAAGTATCTACTACGGAACCATACACTGTAGGTAATGAAGATGCAACAATCAAAATTGCAGCATTAGATCTGGGAGTTAAGAGAAGTATATTAGAAAATCTTGCGGGCAGAGGAGCTTATATTAAAGTTTTTCCACAGAAAACTACGTATGAGGAAATGAAAGCATGGGATCCGGATGGCTATTTTCTTTCTA from Aquimarina sp. ERC-38 includes these protein-coding regions:
- the rplQ gene encoding 50S ribosomal protein L17, whose protein sequence is MRHGKKINHLGRKTAHRKAMLANMACSLIEHKRINTTTAKAKALKQFVEPLITKSKEDSTHNRRIVFSKLRNKYAVAELFRDVAAKIGDRPGGYTRIIKLGNRLGDNADMAMIELVDYNTLYNAGKPVKKKTTRRGRSKKDATTASQPVAPIAEVSNSEEE
- the carA gene encoding glutamine-hydrolyzing carbamoyl-phosphate synthase small subunit, translating into MKYQAQHKALILLEDGTVFFGKSVSKEGTAFGEVCFNTGMTGYQEIFTDPSYFGQIMITTNAHIGNYGTKEEESESDSVKIAGLVVKNFSYEYSRDQADSSLQEFVDKNKLMAISDVDTRALVSYIRENGAMNAVISTRVHEIDQLKKELADIPSMDGLELASKVSTTEPYTVGNEDATIKIAALDLGVKRSILENLAGRGAYIKVFPQKTTYEEMKAWDPDGYFLSNGPGDPEPLSDAIQLTKKILDNNHPLFGICLGHQVIALANGISTYKMHHGHRGINHPVKNLLTGKGEITSQNHGFAIHREETEKHEDVEITHVHLNDHTVAGIRMKSKNCFSVQYHPEASPGPNDSKYLFDLFIENIKKATVVA